Proteins encoded by one window of Cupriavidus sp. EM10:
- the aroC gene encoding chorismate synthase — translation MSGNTLGLLFTVTTFGESHGPAIGAVVDGCPPGMSLTEADIQIDLDRRKPGTSRHVTQRQEPDQVEILSGVFEGKTTGTPICLLIRNTDQRSKDYGNIVETFRPGHADYTYWHKYGIRDYRGGGRSSARLTAPVVAAAAIARKWLREQYGTEIRGYMSQLGEIEVPFTDWKHVPENPFFAPNADIVPELETYMDTLRRDGDSVGARIEVVACGVPVGLGEPLFDKLDADIAHAMMGINAVKGVEIGAGFDSVAQRGTVHGDELTPEGFRTNNSGGVLGGISTGQDVTVSLAIKPTSSIRTAKDSIDKSGSPASVETFGRHDPCVGIRATPIAEAMLALVLMDHALRHRAQCGDVRVETPRIPAQVKS, via the coding sequence ATGTCCGGCAATACCCTCGGCCTGCTTTTCACAGTCACCACGTTCGGCGAATCGCACGGACCCGCCATTGGCGCGGTTGTGGATGGCTGCCCGCCGGGGATGTCGCTGACCGAAGCCGACATCCAGATCGACCTGGACCGCCGCAAGCCCGGCACGTCGCGCCATGTGACGCAGCGCCAGGAGCCGGACCAGGTGGAAATCCTCTCGGGGGTGTTCGAAGGCAAGACCACGGGCACGCCGATCTGCCTGCTGATCCGCAATACGGACCAGCGCAGCAAGGACTACGGCAATATCGTCGAGACCTTCCGTCCGGGCCACGCCGACTACACCTACTGGCACAAGTACGGTATCCGCGACTATCGCGGCGGCGGCCGTTCGTCGGCCCGCCTGACCGCACCGGTGGTGGCGGCGGCGGCGATTGCCAGGAAATGGCTGCGCGAGCAGTACGGCACCGAGATCCGGGGCTACATGTCGCAACTCGGCGAGATCGAGGTGCCGTTCACGGACTGGAAGCACGTGCCGGAGAATCCGTTCTTCGCGCCGAATGCCGACATCGTGCCGGAACTCGAAACCTATATGGATACGCTGCGCCGCGACGGCGACTCCGTCGGCGCGCGGATCGAGGTGGTGGCCTGCGGCGTGCCGGTGGGCCTGGGCGAGCCGCTGTTCGACAAGCTCGACGCCGATATTGCGCACGCGATGATGGGCATCAATGCGGTCAAGGGCGTGGAGATCGGCGCCGGGTTCGACAGCGTGGCCCAGCGCGGCACGGTACACGGCGACGAACTGACGCCGGAAGGCTTCCGCACCAATAATTCGGGCGGCGTGCTAGGTGGTATCTCGACCGGGCAGGACGTGACCGTGTCGCTGGCGATCAAGCCGACGTCGAGCATCCGCACGGCCAAGGATTCGATTGACAAATCGGGCAGCCCGGCCAGCGTCGAGACGTTCGGGCGCCATGACCCTTGCGTGGGCATCCGTGCCACGCCTATCGCCGAGGCGATGCTGGCGCTGGTGCTGATGGACCACGCGCTGCGCCACCGCGCCCAGTGCGGCGACGTGCGCGTCGAGACTCCGCGCATCCCGGCGCAGGTCAAATCCTGA
- a CDS encoding glutathione S-transferase family protein, which yields MITLFTFGPAFGLPDASPFVIKAEMLLKLAGLPYQTKRGNVRRAPKGKLPYLDDMGRQVADSTLIRWHIEKTYHVDFDAGLTPAERGAAWAVEKLLEDNLYWAVARVRWLEGDNFERGPAQFFNVVPGPLRGMVKALVKRRVRQMLWSQGLGRHSVDDMTAIAVQGVQAVTNILGDKPYLMGDRPCGADATLFAFAASLQSPVFETPIRAAAQSHANLQAYLARMRAQFYPDFVGSGVFAPDFGKPVAGAGVPATASASAG from the coding sequence ATGATCACCCTGTTCACGTTTGGCCCCGCGTTCGGTCTGCCCGATGCCAGCCCGTTCGTCATCAAGGCCGAGATGCTGCTGAAGCTGGCCGGGCTGCCTTACCAGACGAAGCGCGGCAATGTACGCCGGGCGCCCAAGGGCAAGCTGCCCTATCTGGACGACATGGGCCGTCAGGTGGCCGATTCGACGCTGATCCGCTGGCATATCGAGAAGACGTACCACGTGGACTTCGACGCAGGCCTGACCCCCGCCGAGCGCGGCGCAGCCTGGGCCGTCGAGAAGCTGCTCGAAGACAATCTCTACTGGGCGGTGGCCCGCGTGCGCTGGCTGGAAGGGGACAACTTCGAGCGTGGCCCGGCGCAGTTCTTCAACGTGGTGCCGGGGCCGTTGCGCGGCATGGTCAAGGCGCTGGTCAAGCGCCGGGTGCGCCAGATGCTGTGGTCGCAGGGCCTGGGCCGGCATAGCGTGGACGACATGACTGCCATCGCCGTGCAGGGCGTGCAGGCTGTGACCAATATCCTTGGCGACAAGCCTTACCTGATGGGTGACCGGCCATGCGGCGCCGACGCCACCTTGTTCGCGTTCGCGGCCAGCCTGCAGTCGCCGGTGTTCGAGACGCCGATCCGGGCAGCGGCCCAATCGCATGCGAACCTGCAGGCCTACCTGGCGCGCATGCGCGCGCAGTTTTATCCCGATTTCGTCGGCAGCGGGGTGTTCGCACCAGATTTCGGCAAGCCGGTTGCGGGTGCCGGGGTCCCGGCGACGGCAAGCGCGTCGGCGGGCTAA
- a CDS encoding MFS transporter: MSQQSQFRLLGVRRFAPFFWTQFLGAMNDNVFKVAFTSLVTYHAALFEGVDPHSAAFLISAIFIAPFVLFSATSGQIADKIEKSRLIRLVKSLEIGIMLIGLAGFYMHSATLLYAGTFLMGLHSTLFGPVKFAYLPQHLDQTELVGGNGLVEMGTFVAILLGTLLGGELAGLTGASGAVVGPLYVGIICVVIAVAGRTVSQGVPVSPAPQPDLRINWNPFTETWRNLVLARQSRVVFLSLLGISWLWFLGATFLTSFFSFAKDVLGGDQNVVTLLLAVFSVGIGIGSLLCERLSGRHVEIGLVPFGSIGMTVFAVDLYFATHGQATGATLSGVGGFLAQPGHWRVLVDLFCVAMFGGFYSVPLYALIQSRSAPTHRARIIAANNILNSFFMIAASLLGVFMTQAGYSIPQLFLVVGLLNAVVAIYIYTLVPEFLLRFIAWLLVHTIYRLRRVNAERIPEEGAAVLVCNHVSFADAVVLMAASPRPVRFVMDHNIFKVPGLSWFFRQAKAIPIASARENPELLARAYDAVAAALADGELVCIFPEGKITANGDINPFKTGVSQIIQRTPVPVVPMALRGLWGSFFSRKGAPAMTRPFRRGLLSKLELVVGEPVSPEAATPEGLQQMVLALRGDWK; the protein is encoded by the coding sequence ATGAGCCAACAAAGCCAGTTTCGCCTGCTTGGCGTGCGCCGTTTCGCCCCGTTCTTCTGGACGCAGTTCCTGGGGGCCATGAACGACAACGTCTTCAAGGTCGCGTTTACCTCGCTGGTCACCTATCACGCCGCGCTGTTCGAGGGCGTCGATCCGCATAGCGCGGCCTTCCTGATTTCCGCCATCTTCATCGCGCCGTTCGTGCTGTTTTCGGCCACCAGCGGGCAGATCGCCGACAAGATCGAGAAGTCGCGGCTGATCCGGCTGGTCAAGTCGCTGGAAATCGGCATCATGCTGATCGGGCTGGCCGGCTTCTACATGCACAGCGCCACGCTGCTCTACGCGGGCACGTTCCTGATGGGGCTGCACTCCACGCTGTTCGGGCCGGTCAAGTTCGCCTACCTGCCGCAGCACCTGGACCAGACCGAGCTGGTGGGCGGCAATGGTCTGGTGGAAATGGGCACCTTCGTCGCCATCCTGCTGGGCACGCTGCTGGGCGGCGAACTGGCCGGCCTGACCGGCGCCAGCGGCGCGGTGGTGGGGCCGCTCTATGTGGGCATCATCTGCGTGGTCATCGCGGTGGCCGGGCGCACGGTCTCGCAGGGCGTGCCGGTGTCCCCGGCGCCCCAGCCCGACCTGCGCATCAACTGGAACCCGTTCACCGAGACGTGGCGCAACCTGGTCCTGGCGCGTCAGAGCCGCGTGGTCTTCCTGAGCCTGCTGGGCATTTCCTGGCTGTGGTTCCTGGGCGCCACGTTCCTGACGTCGTTCTTCAGCTTTGCCAAGGACGTGCTGGGCGGCGACCAGAACGTGGTCACGCTGCTGCTGGCCGTGTTCTCGGTCGGCATCGGCATCGGGTCGCTGCTGTGCGAAAGGCTGTCGGGGCGCCATGTGGAAATCGGCCTGGTGCCGTTCGGGTCGATCGGCATGACGGTGTTCGCGGTCGATCTCTATTTCGCCACGCATGGCCAGGCCACGGGCGCCACGCTCAGCGGCGTCGGCGGCTTCCTGGCGCAGCCGGGTCATTGGCGCGTGCTGGTGGATCTGTTCTGCGTGGCCATGTTCGGCGGCTTCTACAGCGTGCCGCTCTACGCGCTGATCCAGAGCCGCTCCGCGCCCACGCACAGGGCGCGCATCATCGCCGCCAACAACATCCTGAACAGCTTCTTCATGATCGCCGCGTCTCTGCTGGGCGTGTTCATGACCCAGGCCGGCTACTCGATTCCGCAACTGTTCCTGGTAGTGGGGCTGCTCAACGCGGTGGTGGCGATCTATATCTATACGCTGGTGCCCGAGTTCCTGCTGCGCTTCATCGCCTGGCTGCTGGTGCATACCATCTACCGGCTGCGGCGCGTGAACGCGGAGCGGATTCCCGAAGAGGGCGCCGCCGTGCTGGTCTGCAACCACGTGAGCTTTGCCGATGCCGTGGTGCTGATGGCGGCCAGCCCGCGTCCGGTGCGCTTTGTCATGGATCACAATATCTTCAAGGTGCCGGGCCTTTCGTGGTTCTTCCGCCAGGCCAAGGCGATTCCGATCGCGTCGGCGCGCGAGAACCCCGAACTGCTGGCGCGAGCCTATGACGCCGTGGCGGCCGCGCTGGCGGACGGCGAACTGGTCTGCATCTTCCCGGAAGGCAAGATCACGGCCAATGGCGATATCAATCCGTTCAAGACCGGCGTGTCGCAGATCATCCAGCGCACACCGGTTCCAGTGGTGCCGATGGCGCTGCGCGGCCTGTGGGGCAGCTTCTTCTCGCGCAAGGGCGCGCCGGCCATGACCCGGCCGTTCCGGCGCGGCCTGCTGAGCAAGCTGGAACTGGTGGTGGGCGAGCCGGTGTCGCCGGAAGCGGCCACTCCGGAAGGATTGCAACAGATGGTGCTAGCCCTGCGCGGCGACTGGAAATGA